In Balearica regulorum gibbericeps isolate bBalReg1 chromosome 35, bBalReg1.pri, whole genome shotgun sequence, the genomic window GATGGTCATCGCTGGTCCTTGGGGGCCATAACAGTCTTGGGGTTGGGGACAATGGTCTCCAGTCCTTGGAGGATGTCTCGGTCTTGGGGTTTGGGGACAATCACCTCTGGTCCCGTGGGTGCATCCTGCTCCCAAGCTCCGGTGACGGTCGTCTCCAGTCCTCGGGGGACGTCCGGCTCTTGGGGTTTGGGGACGATGGTCTCTGATCCTTGGGGGACATCAAGGTCCTGGGGTTTGGGGACGATCATCTCTGGTCCCACAGGTTCATCCAGCTCTTGGGGTCCCCTGGGTCCATCCTGCTCCCAAGCACCAGTGACAATTGTCCCCTGTCCTTGGGGGACACCTGGGTCTTGGGGTGCGGTGACAACCATCTCCAGTCCTTGGGGGACACCCAGGTCACTGGCCTTGGGGACAATCATCTCCTGTCCTTGAGGGACACCAAGCTCATGGGGTTTGGGGACGATTGTCTCTGGTCCCTTGGGTACGTCCAGTTCATGGGGTTTGGGGACAATCATCTCCTGTCCTTCAGGGACACCCAGGTCACTGGCTTTGGACATCTCCAGTGCCCCAGGGCCATCCTGCTCCAACGCTCCAGTAATGACCATCCCTGGTCCTTGAGGGCCACCTGGATCTTGGGGTGCAGTGACAACCATCCCCGGTCCTTGAGGGTCACCAACATCTGGGACCACGTGGCCACCACAGGATGTCCCCAAAGCTTGCCGGTTGGGTGGGGGCCCCCCGGGACCTGTGAGAAGGTGACACCCACCAATCCATGGAGGTCAGGTGTGGGGACACTGGtgtgtcccccaccccacccatgTCCCCTCTAGGGTGACCCACCGGTGGCTTCGCGGTTCCTGATGGTCTGGTTGATGCAAAATCTCCAACGACCCACGGGTGACGATTGGGGGGCGACTTctggtgggggtggggtggggggtgggtggtcAGGGTTGGGGAGGGGACATCGgtgtcccctctcccttcccttcccccactactcaccacctcctgcctgctcagAAGGTCCTGCCTGCGGGGAGACACGTTGGGGGGGGTCAACTGGGCTGGAGCCAAAAGGTCCatgtggggggtgggggggatgggTGGAGCCGGGGGGGTGGGGCACCTGGAGGTCCACGGGGGGGCCACCGAGGAGCCCCCGCGCCTGCGCCACGATGGCCTTCAgctcctccacaaacttctcccgTTCGCCTTCCAGCACGAAGTTGTCCTCAACCTTCAAGGGGGTTGGGGACAATTTTGGGGTCGCGTTAATCgggggaggggttttttttgggggggggaggagttTTGGGGTTCGAGGGTGGGGTGGGGTCACCATATAGCAAGCGATGTCCTCAGGAGCGTCTCCATCGGCGTCAAACTTGAAGGTCACCATCTTGCTGTCGTGGGTCTCCAGTTGACATTCCACCGTGTTGTCCCCGGGGGAAGAGACCTACAGGGTTGGGGACACAAATTATGGGGTGTCACCACATCCCTcgcgtgtgtcccccccacaACGTCCCCCACCGACCTGGAGGACGGTCAGTTGGAAGCGAGGAACCCTCTCCGGGCGGGGGCAGGAGGCTCGGCGTTGCCGAACGCGGTCAGGTTTGACGCCGGGAGGTTCGGGGACAGCGGTGGCCTCGGGGACGCGGAGGAAGGCCACCGGATCTGGGAGGTTAGTGGAGGACGGCGGCGGATCGGGGTGAGGGGATGGGTCTTCGGGTGGGGGACACGCTGGTAGGGTGGGGAGTGGTGGCATCCCTGGGGTTGGTGGCATCCCCATGGCTGGTGGCATCCCAGATGGTGGTGGCATCCCTGGGGCTGATGGCATCCCTATTGCTGGTGGCATCTCCATGGCTGGTGGCATCCCTTGGGCTGGTGGCATCTCCATGGCTGGTGGCACCCCAGATGGAGGTGGCATCCCCATGGTTGGTGGCATCCCTTGGGCTGGTGGCATCTCCATGGCTGGTGGCACCCCAGATGGAGGTGGCATCCCCACAGCTGGTGGCATCCCCATGGTTGGTGGCAACCCCATGGCTGGTGGCATCCCGGATGGAGGTGGCATCCCCACGGTTGGTGGCATCTCCACGGCTGGTGGAATCCCAGATGGTGGTGGCAACCCAGACGGTGGTGGCATCTCCATGGCTGGTGGCATCTCCATGGCTGGTGGCATCCCAGATGGAGGTGGCATCCCCACGGTTGGTGGCATCCCTGGAGCTGGTGGCATCCCTATGGTTGGTGCCATCCCTGGAGCTGGTGGCATCCCAGACAGTGGTGGCATCCCCATGGTTGGTGGCATCCCTGGAGCTGGTGGCATCCCTGTGGCTGGGGCCATGGCCACAGTTGGTGGCATCCCTGGAGCTGGTGGCATGCCCGGAGCGGGTGGCTGCATGGTGGGCACCAGCTGTGGTGGCAACCCTGGAGCTGGTGGCATCCCTGGGGCCGGTGGCATCCCCTGGGCTGGTGGCATCGCCATAGGTGGTGGCATCCCTGGGGCTGGTGGCATCCCGGTTGGTGGTGGCATCCCAAGGGCTGGTGGCATCCCAGGAGCTGGTGGTGGCATCCCTGGGGCTGGTGGTGGCATTCCTGAAGCTGGTGGTGGCATCCCAGGAGCTGGTGGCATCCCCGGAGCCGGTGGCAtccccagagctggctgcacGCTGTGCAACGCCGATGTCATCACCGGACCCGGCGCCCCAGGAGCCGGCTGCAGCCGTGCCACCACCACCGATGACATCCCCCGGCTCTGCGTCACACCAACCCCCAGCTCTCCATCAACACCAGGTAGCTCCAGCACCGCTGTGGTGGCACCTCCGGTGACATCTGTTGATGTCCCCTCCACCCCATAGGGGACCTGTTGGATCAAGGTGTTGCGGTGGGAAGTGGTCCCACCATCCCCAACCCAACCCGGCATCACCGGGACCTACCGGCACCTGCAAGGGGACATTACAGCCACAAGTTGGGGACACTCCATCTTGGGGTGGTCCTGGTGACCCTCCTTGGTAGCACCCAAGGAGCTGCGCTGCAGGTTCGGGTGCCCCGGTGAGACCATGGGTGCTGGTGGCATCTGAGATGGGACCATTCTCCGAGAGTCCATCGGCTGTTGAGGAGCAACCAAGGGTGAGCAAATTTTGGGGGGGGCCACCAGCCATGGGGTGGGAGTTGGGGGTCTCACCAGCGGTGGGGGGTTGTTGCCGGAGGAGCTGCTGTCGGACATGTTGGTCCACCTCAGTGTCTTCGCTTTCGGGGAGCCCCCGACCTTCCGCTTGCTTCTTCTCCCTCGTCTTCCTCACCAACGTCAAACGATCCCGGATGGATTTGGCGACGGCTTTGGAGTCACTCTCGTGGAAGAAGCCGGATTTCACCTGGTTGGGGGAGACAGGGGGGTGTCCGTGGGGAGCAGGTGGTGGTGAACTTGGAGAACCGTTGGCTTTGGAAGGGTTTAAGATCAATTTGAGTGGCCAACCGTAGCGCTCAAGGCTAAATTTGGGGGATTGTTGGCTTTGGAAGGGGTTCGAGATGAGTTTGAGGGACCAACTGTAGGGCTCAAGGGTGAATTTGGAGGACTGTTGACTTTGGAACAGGTTCAAAATGAGGTTGAGTGGCCAACCGTAGGGTTCATGGAGGAATTTAGGGGATCACTGACTTCTGAACAGGTTCAAGATGAGTTTGAGGGACCAACTGTAGGGTTTATGGATGAATTTTGGGTAGTCGTTGGCTTTGGAAGGGGTTCAAGATGAGTTTGAGGGACCAACTGTTGGGTTCAGGGGTGAATTAGGAGGTTTACTGGCTTTGGAAGGGCTCATTGATGAGTTTGAGGAGCCAACTGTAGGGTTCATGGATGAATTTTGGGGTGTCGTTGACTTTGGAAAGGGTTCCAGAAGAATTTTTGGGGCCAACCATAGGATTCATGGCAAATTTAGAGGTTCGTTGACCTCGGGAAATTTGGAGGGGCCACGCCCAGAGGGGTTTTGGGGTCCCCGCCCGAACGCCACCACCCCTGGCCCCCGGCGCCGCTCACCATCTCGTAGGCCACCTCCTCGGGGACATCGGCCTCCAGATTGAAGCTAAACTCGATGGCTTCGTTGTCCTTGTGCTTCCCCTTTAGTTTTTTGGGGTCCTCCACCCATAACCGAAGCGCCAAGGAGGAATCGAGACCCGCGTCCTCCTCCGCCAACTCTACGCGTAGGCCGGTGTCTTCGGCGAAGAAAGCGTGGTTCAGAAGATCCCGGATGGAAAGCCTACGATGGGAGAGGCCGTGGTCAGCACCGAGATCGTCATCGGGGATGAGGGTCCCCAAATGTCACCTCGCTTCTCCCACCTCTCCGTTTTATTCTGCCGGATGCAACCTTCGATGATCTCCTTCACCTCCGGGTCCGTCACCTTGTCAAAACTTGCCGGTTTGATGCCCTACGAGAAGAAGAAGAACCATAATGGTGGTAGAAACCATCATGGCGGTAGAGGGCATCGGGCCGTGTTGGCAAGAACTGGGAACCCACGCTGGTGACTTTGCGGTAGATCTGGGCGGCGTTTTGGCACTCAGAGTAGGGATACTCGGAGGTTCCCATCTCCAACATGCACATCCCGAAGGCGTAGACGTCCACCGATTCATCGTAACGTTCCTCGTACATCTCCGGCGCCATGAATTCCGGCGTACCTACAAGACGGACGGTGAACGCCAACAACCGGCGACTGACGGCCGCATTTCGGCGTGGCGGCGGGTGGGGTCTTACCGATGACGCTCTTGGCAAAAGAGGTCCTCATGAGGGTGGCCAAGCCCAAATCGCCAATTTTGACGGAACCAGTGGGACCGGTGATGAAGATATTGTCGCATTTGAGGTCCCGGTGGATGATGGGCGGCGTACGGGTGTGCAGAAAGTGAAGACCCTTCAAAATCTGTCGGCACCAACTCCGTAACACCTTGGGTTTCATCACCTTGAACCTCTTGAGATACCTGCGAGACGAGAAGAACCCGATCGCCATCATCTCCCCCGCACGACGTCACCTCGCCCGCCACGAAATGCCCGTCGCTCACGTTTTGAGGGTGCCTGATGTCATCAGTTCAGTGACGAGGACGATGCACTTCTTGCCCTTGACTGTGGATTCCCAAGAGTCATAGAAACGAACGATATTGGGGTGCTGCAACCCCTTCAACATCTCCGCTTCTTCCTTGAACCGTTGTTGCTCCACCTTGGTCAACTTCCGGTCCTGGAGGGGGGCAAGAACCGACatcaacccccccccaaaattcataaatcatcatcatcatccgTCTCCTTCACCGGCAAACCTCATCCCGCCGCGTCTAAAAGCTCTCTCAATTCCCCGCGGATCGTTTGGAGCGCGTTAAGAGATGCTGTAATTAATTAGCCGTGGCCTTGTGCCCAACTGTAGAAGCTGCCAAGGTTCACCGGCCGCTTGGGATGAGGAAATTTCGAGGGGTCAGAGGGGGCAAATGTAGGGTTCGTGGTGAATTTTGGGGGGTCACTGGCTTTGGAAGGAGGTCAAGATGAGTTGGGGGGGTCAATGGTAGGGTTCATGATGAATTTTGGGGTGTCATTGACTTTGGGAAGGGTTCAAGATGGATTTTAGGGGCCAACTGTAAGGTTTGTGATGAATTTTGGGGGGTCATTTGCTTTGGGGGGATCTTCCATGAATTTGAGGGGCCAACTGTAGGGTTCATGATGATTTTTTGGGGTGTCGTTGACTTTGGGGAGACCTTCAGGATGGATTTTAGGGGCCAACCACAGAGTCCATGATGATTTTTGGGGTGCCGTTGACTTGGGGAAGGGTTTGTGATGGATTTGAGGGGTCAATGATAGGGTTCATGATGGGGTTTGGGGTGTCATTGACTTTGGGAAGAATTTCAAGATGGATTTGAGGGGTCAACCGTAGGATCCATGATGATTTTTGGGGTGTTGTTGAGTTGAGGAAGAGCTTCAAGATGGATTTGAGGGGCTGACTGTAGGATCCATGAGGAATTTTGGGGTGTCGTTGACTTTGCAAAGAGTTCGAGATGGATTTCGGGGGGGTCAATCATAGGATTCATGATGGATTTTGAGGTGTCATTGACTTGGGGAAGACCTTCAAGATGGATTTGATGGGTCAATCACAACATCCATGCTGAATTTTGGGGCGTCGTTGACTTTGACCCCCCCCCAACCTTCGGCTTCACGCCCCACCAACCCCACCGCTGCCCCCCTCCGCCATCTTAAACCCTCTTAACGACCCCGCCCCTCAACGaagcccccccccaaaacctgatTTTTGGGGTTCACCTGCAGCTCGCACCACGCCACCTCCACCCAGGTATCGGTGTCGAAGCCCTTGAAGACGGTTTTGAAGGCGCCGCGCCCCAACTCGATGTCGAATTTGAGGAACCTTCCGCCCGGCGAGGTGGCCACCGCCTTCATCTCCGCTTCTTCTTCtacctcttcccttcctccgACGCCCCCCCGATATTTCGGGTCCCCCCGATATTTCGAGTCACCCCGAAATTGGAGAGCGTTCCGAAAATCAAGTTCTCCGCGAAATTCGGGGTCCCCCCCGTCGCTCGGTGACCCCCGATCTTCGTCCTCCAACAGTTCCACGCTCTTCCGGAAGAAACGTttcgggggggcgggggggtccccCAAATCGGCAGCCATTGTCGTCACCCCTCCCCCTCGAAATATTGgggtgctcccccccccaaattaacCCGAGGGACCCTATAGATCTATAGGGTGGGTGCGGGTGGGGGGGTGTCGCCTCGATTTTGGGGTCACCCCCCCCCTTATGGGGGGACCTGTTGGGGAAATAAAGAGGCTTCGTTAAGTTGGGGGGGGTAATTGATTGGGGGAGTTAATTAATTAGGGGAGGGGTTAATTAATTGGGGAGGGGTTGATTAATTGGGGGAGAGGTTGATTAATTAAGGGGGAGGGGGTTAATTAAGAAGGGGTCCCCAAAATTTGAGCCGCCTCCAGAGGGAGGAATTCTCAGGGGCAGGTGGCCTCCCCCTCCCCTATAGATTCTATAGGTACCCCAGGCCCCGCCTGCTCGCTGTGGGATCTATAGGTGTAGCTCTGCCCCCCCATCCTGTACCCCACCCCCTATAGATCCTATAGGCGCGGTGGATGCCCAGCCCCAACCAGTAGCCACCCCCTATAGCCCCTGTGTCCCCCCTATAGACCCTCTGTACCCCCACATCCCCTATAGACGCCGTGTGCCCCACACCCCCTATAGCCCCTATATGTCCCCCTACACCCCCTATAGCCCCTGTACATCCCACACACACCCTCTATAGCCCCCACGTGCCCCACACCCCCCAtagatcccctgcagccctaTAGCCCCCATATGCTTCCACATCCCCTATACCTGCCGTGTGCCCCTATAGCCCcccacccctatagcccccgTATCCCCTATAGATCCTGTACATCCCCACACCCCCATATGCCGCTGCGTGCCCCTATAGCCCCTGTATCCCCTATAGATCCTGTACATCCCCATATCCCCTATAGATCCTGTACATCCCTGTATCCCCTACAGCCCCCGCACCCCCATAGATCCCGTACATCCCTGTATCCTCCCACATCCCCTATAGATCCTGTACATCCCCGTATCCCCTATAGCCCCCGTATCCCCTACAGATCCCGTACACCCCCTATAGCCCCCGCACCCCCTATAGATCCCGTACATCCCCGTACCTCCTATAGCCCCCGcatcctcccccagcccccgcGCGCCCCTccggccccccccccaccccccatcgCCTCCATACGTCCCCACAGCCCctcggcccccccccccccccccgcgcccctaTGGCTCCCGCGCgccccacacccccccgcccACGGCCCCTCTACACCCGCCCCaccccccacagcccccccccagggcccccccccatagcccctatagcccctatagggccccgctcccctccctccctccccccgcccctcccgctCACCTGCGTCACGTGACCGCCGCCGCGCGGGGGCCGATGGGAACTGTAGTACGCGCCGGCCTCCGCTTTAAGCCCCGCCTCCTCCTTTGGCACCGCCCACCGACACCGATCGCTCGGCGCTCGGCCCGCGATCGGTAACTCGGCGCTCGCTTAGGAAGGGCTTGAGTCAACGTCCAAGATGGCGGCGCCCGGGGTGGACGAGAGGGGCCTGTTCGCCCAGGGGGTGCGGGCGGTGCTGGGCGGCTGGGCCGCGCTGCAGGTGGGGGAGGGCGGCGAgaggggcgggggagggggcctgggggggaggggagggggtggggggcaccgggggggaggggggagggacggggagggggaaggagggggagaagggggggaggggagggggtgggggcaccgggggggaggggggagggacggggagggggaaggagggggagaagggggggagggggagggagggagtgggggggagggggcctggggggaggggagggggtggggggcatcggggggggagggggcctgaggggggggagtgggggtgataaagggggagggggtgtgggggaaggggggacaccggggaggggggacaccggggaggggggaggggcCACGACACTTTGGGGTCCCCCAGTGAGACctgaaggggtggggggaggggaaatGGGGGGGAGGGGCCAAAGCGGCCCACGGGGTGGGGGAGGGGTTGTACGACacgcccctcccccccccaaagctgGCGCTGGCTCACGGTTTCGGGGGGCCCCAAGGACCCGAAAAAGCCGCTTGGTTGGCCGGAGCCCTCCAGGAGTTTTTCACCCAAAATGGTgaggccccgcccctcccccacccctgcccctcccccacccctcagggtggggggaggggtgaccaacaccaccacccccccccccccccaaaatccagcggagctgggggaggaggaggtggaggagttCCTGGCCGAGGTCATGGACAACGAGTTCGACACCGTGGTGGAGGACGGCAGCCTGCGGCAGGTGGGCTCCCAGTATAAACCAGTATGAACCAGTATGAACCAGTAAGCCCCTAGTagcctcccagcccccccccccagtcacCCCCAGTACACCCCAGTTGCTCCCCCAGGCTTCCCTGGAGCAGCTGCTAGAGGGGCTGGTGCCCTCCAGTGGCTCCCAGTATATCCCAGTTCCTCCCAGTATATCCCAGTCCCCTCCCACTGCCTCCCAGTCCCCTCCAGTAGTCTCCCAGTGCCTCCAGTAGCCTCCCAGTGCCCTCCAGTAGCCTCCCAGTCCATCCCACTATATCCCAGTGccctcccagtcccctcccagtgccctcccagtcccctcccagtccaTCCCAGTAAGCATGTGCCGCAGGTGAGCCGGGAGCTGCTCTCGCTGTTCTCCCGCGCCAGCCGGGGGGAcgttgggggggtgggggcggcgCTGGGGGCTCTGGCTCGACGAGGCCCCGCCCTCCGTGCCGCCCTGGCTGCCGCCCACCCGGGGGATGGCCCCGCCCACCCGGACCCTGGCCACACCCACCTGGAGATTGGCCACGCCCACCCGGCCACACCCCCCGAGGAGGAAGAGAGccgtgaggaggaggaggtgaggggCGGGGCGCTGGTGATGTCACTCCATTGGCGTGGGGCGCCGGTGATGTCACTTTACCGAGGGGAGGGCGCCGGGGATGCGGGCCGCGATGATGTCATTGAATCGCGGGGGAGACCCCGCCCCCCCCAGGAGTCCCTGGGGGGTTGGGCGGGGCAGTGGTGATGTCATCGAATTGGGGGGGTGGTGTTGATGATGTCA contains:
- the WNK3 gene encoding serine/threonine-protein kinase WNK3 isoform X2, yielding MAADLGDPPAPPKRFFRKSVELLEDEDRGSPSDGGDPEFRGELDFRNALQFRGDSKYRGDPKYRGGVGGREEVEEEAEMKAVATSPGGRFLKFDIELGRGAFKTVFKGFDTDTWVEVAWCELQDRKLTKVEQQRFKEEAEMLKGLQHPNIVRFYDSWESTVKGKKCIVLVTELMTSGTLKTYLKRFKVMKPKVLRSWCRQILKGLHFLHTRTPPIIHRDLKCDNIFITGPTGSVKIGDLGLATLMRTSFAKSVIGTPEFMAPEMYEERYDESVDVYAFGMCMLEMGTSEYPYSECQNAAQIYRKVTSGIKPASFDKVTDPEVKEIIEGCIRQNKTERLSIRDLLNHAFFAEDTGLRVELAEEDAGLDSSLALRLWVEDPKKLKGKHKDNEAIEFSFNLEADVPEEVAYEMVKSGFFHESDSKAVAKSIRDRLTLVRKTREKKQAEGRGLPESEDTEVDQHVRQQLLRQQPPTAADGLSENGPISDATSTHGLTGAPEPAAQLLGCYQGGSPGPPQDGVSPTCGCNVPLQVPVPYGVEGTSTDVTGGATTAVLELPGVDGELGVGVTQSRGMSSVVVARLQPAPGAPGPVMTSALHSVQPALGMPPAPGMPPAPGMPPPASGMPPPAPGMPPPAPGMPPALGMPPPTGMPPAPGMPPPMAMPPAQGMPPAPGMPPAPGLPPQLVPTMQPPAPGMPPAPGMPPTVAMAPATGMPPAPGMPPTMGMPPLSGMPPAPGMAPTIGMPPAPGMPPTVGMPPPSGMPPAMEMPPAMEMPPPSGLPPPSGIPPAVEMPPTVGMPPPSGMPPAMGLPPTMGMPPAVGMPPPSGVPPAMEMPPAQGMPPTMGMPPPSGVPPAMEMPPAQGMPPAMEMPPAIGMPSAPGMPPPSGMPPAMGMPPTPGMPPLPTLPACPPPEDPSPHPDPPPSSTNLPDPVAFLRVPEATAVPEPPGVKPDRVRQRRASCPRPERVPRFQLTVLQVSSPGDNTVECQLETHDSKMVTFKFDADGDAPEDIACYMVEDNFVLEGEREKFVEELKAIVAQARGLLGGPPVDLQAGPSEQAGGGEVAPQSSPVGRWRFCINQTIRNREATGPGGPPPNRQALGTSCGGHVVPDVGDPQGPGMVVTAPQDPGGPQGPGMVITGALEQDGPGALEMSKASDLGVPEGQEMIVPKPHELDVPKGPETIVPKPHELGVPQGQEMIVPKASDLGVPQGLEMVVTAPQDPGVPQGQGTIVTGAWEQDGPRGPQELDEPVGPEMIVPKPQDLDVPQGSETIVPKPQEPDVPRGLETTVTGAWEQDAPTGPETIVPNPKTVMAPKDQR
- the WNK3 gene encoding serine/threonine-protein kinase WNK3 isoform X1 is translated as MAADLGDPPAPPKRFFRKSVELLEDEDRGSPSDGGDPEFRGELDFRNALQFRGDSKYRGDPKYRGGVGGREEVEEEAEMKAVATSPGGRFLKFDIELGRGAFKTVFKGFDTDTWVEVAWCELQDRKLTKVEQQRFKEEAEMLKGLQHPNIVRFYDSWESTVKGKKCIVLVTELMTSGTLKTYLKRFKVMKPKVLRSWCRQILKGLHFLHTRTPPIIHRDLKCDNIFITGPTGSVKIGDLGLATLMRTSFAKSVIGTPEFMAPEMYEERYDESVDVYAFGMCMLEMGTSEYPYSECQNAAQIYRKVTSGIKPASFDKVTDPEVKEIIEGCIRQNKTERLSIRDLLNHAFFAEDTGLRVELAEEDAGLDSSLALRLWVEDPKKLKGKHKDNEAIEFSFNLEADVPEEVAYEMVKSGFFHESDSKAVAKSIRDRLTLVRKTREKKQAEGRGLPESEDTEVDQHVRQQLLRQQPPTAADGLSENGPISDATSTHGLTGAPEPAAQLLGCYQGGSPGPPQDGVSPTCGCNVPLQVPVPYGVEGTSTDVTGGATTAVLELPGVDGELGVGVTQSRGMSSVVVARLQPAPGAPGPVMTSALHSVQPALGMPPAPGMPPAPGMPPPASGMPPPAPGMPPPAPGMPPALGMPPPTGMPPAPGMPPPMAMPPAQGMPPAPGMPPAPGLPPQLVPTMQPPAPGMPPAPGMPPTVAMAPATGMPPAPGMPPTMGMPPLSGMPPAPGMAPTIGMPPAPGMPPTVGMPPPSGMPPAMEMPPAMEMPPPSGLPPPSGIPPAVEMPPTVGMPPPSGMPPAMGLPPTMGMPPAVGMPPPSGVPPAMEMPPAQGMPPTMGMPPPSGVPPAMEMPPAQGMPPAMEMPPAIGMPSAPGMPPPSGMPPAMGMPPTPGMPPLPTLPACPPPEDPSPHPDPPPSSTNLPDPVAFLRVPEATAVPEPPGVKPDRVRQRRASCPRPERVPRFQLTVLQVSSPGDNTVECQLETHDSKMVTFKFDADGDAPEDIACYMVEDNFVLEGEREKFVEELKAIVAQARGLLGGPPVDLQAGPSEQAGGGEVAPQSSPVGRWRFCINQTIRNREATGPGGPPPNRQALGTSCGGHVVPDVGDPQGPGMVVTAPQDPGGPQGPGMVITGALEQDGPGALEMSKASDLGVPEGQEMIVPKPHELDVPKGPETIVPKPHELGVPQGQEMIVPKASDLGVPQGLEMVVTAPQDPGVPQGQGTIVTGAWEQDGPRGPQELDEPVGPEMIVPKPQDLDVPQGSETIVPKPQEPDVPRGLETTVTGAWEQDAPTGPEPPTPPRTWGRPTAAGGGYFALGFTCPRLKNPVSRKTWGRKIKSWARRLRQPPPSAGGPPRAGEAQELGDPPRRGSCQPLTNPESTDPPETDWGEPSSESESGGVKGGPPHPPGAPPRPPGSPSSPTSSDDAETDPENEDLRVELRRLREKHIQEVVTLRAQQDEELRELHGRLRALKEARGGPQKFGGPPPGDSGGSPRRMRGGKGRGRGKGAAVTGPPTPQVPPNPPPAPQKKGLFTDDLHRLVDEWVQDTTRAQGTSSWVTARMTPQKWGVPPKKTASMGGGAPPFPPGAE
- the TSR2 gene encoding pre-rRNA-processing protein TSR2 homolog; its protein translation is MAAPGVDERGLFAQGVRAVLGGWAALQLALAHGFGGPQGPEKAAWLAGALQEFFTQNAELGEEEVEEFLAEVMDNEFDTVVEDGSLRQVSRELLSLFSRASRGDVGGVGAALGALARRGPALRAALAAAHPGDGPAHPDPGHTHLEIGHAHPATPPEEEESREEEEAMECGTPPAPPDGWTLVRRRRR